In Prevotella sp. oral taxon 475, one DNA window encodes the following:
- a CDS encoding TonB-dependent receptor family protein: MMSFFSSCPPKGKCYRLKRLALLAVSVAVCAQAQGTDSLVVARRMATDSTARQTRPILLREVQVYGQLRLTTPTAAQAAGELRRIAGSTSLVEMRPDVGRLSTLKEALRMQPGVIIQEFFGLNDQPRLNIRGSGIQSNPQRRGVYLLQDGIPVNFADGSYVIGVLDPMTAQYVEVLKGANALNFGASTLGGGINFVSATGTEDGRRGAARLKVEGGSYGFRSVAASAGKKWGRWDAHADASYSGQEGFRRYNRNDRVSLSVNIGNINERGTVEHRTYGAFTYLKFQFPGPLNLQQVMENPREVSAGVDLPFSMGPDVLRDRPRRRTRMWRLAHRSGVRLGPQSNVVLSAYYQSADDQFVFPITISIPHSLHNDGGVTLSYRLATGRHRIRGGVLASYGKIDRRTYINRDGRESLVFAHDDLRAKNLTLFAEEDLRLTRGLNVVADVHWVYNERNSRDVFPEGDLRPWFSQMTGKYRYFYSQNISLRQRWRAFNPRLGVVGTLDSRGEVRLFGNVSRSYEPPTFDELVGTEVGPNIHTSPKRLFAIELEKQTATTVEVGSTGRSGRWSWNVAGYCSWVQNELLEVKDYVRGIKRTENYPHTLHQGVEAGVNVTIFDRPWGWNAGRLTLGGVYNYSRFRFSGGRYAGKQLAGIPRHFATATADYEHPCGASVSASVEWKPGETPIDHTNTLFQPAYSVWNLRATYRLNAHLSFYAELKNVADRRYASSYIISDEIHHPPMPFPNFTARQMTFFIPGQPRCVFGGLTWKI, encoded by the coding sequence ATGATGTCGTTTTTTTCGTCTTGCCCCCCAAAAGGAAAATGCTACAGACTGAAGCGTCTGGCGTTGCTGGCAGTGAGTGTGGCGGTCTGCGCGCAGGCGCAAGGGACCGACTCGCTGGTCGTGGCTCGACGAATGGCAACGGATAGCACGGCACGGCAGACACGGCCCATCCTCCTGCGCGAGGTACAGGTGTATGGACAGCTGCGGCTCACAACACCGACGGCGGCGCAGGCTGCGGGCGAACTGCGGAGAATCGCCGGTAGTACGTCGTTGGTGGAGATGAGACCCGACGTTGGGCGACTCTCTACGCTCAAGGAGGCCCTGAGGATGCAGCCGGGCGTGATCATTCAGGAGTTTTTCGGACTGAACGATCAGCCTCGACTCAACATTCGTGGATCGGGCATACAGAGCAATCCGCAGCGACGGGGCGTGTATCTGTTGCAGGATGGGATTCCGGTGAACTTCGCCGATGGGTCGTATGTCATCGGTGTGCTCGACCCGATGACGGCCCAATACGTCGAGGTGCTCAAGGGAGCCAATGCGCTCAACTTCGGCGCCAGCACGCTGGGGGGCGGCATCAACTTCGTGTCGGCCACGGGGACGGAAGACGGTCGGCGGGGGGCTGCACGACTCAAGGTCGAGGGCGGGAGCTATGGATTCCGCTCGGTGGCGGCTTCGGCAGGAAAGAAATGGGGGCGATGGGATGCGCATGCCGATGCTTCGTATAGCGGACAGGAGGGCTTTCGGAGGTATAACCGGAACGACCGCGTGAGTCTGTCGGTGAACATCGGCAACATCAACGAACGGGGAACGGTGGAGCATCGCACGTATGGGGCTTTTACGTATTTGAAGTTTCAGTTCCCCGGTCCGCTCAATCTACAGCAGGTGATGGAGAATCCTCGAGAGGTGAGCGCAGGTGTAGACTTGCCTTTCTCGATGGGACCGGACGTGCTGCGCGACCGACCACGACGACGAACGCGGATGTGGCGACTGGCACACCGATCGGGCGTGAGGCTCGGGCCGCAATCGAACGTGGTGCTCTCGGCTTATTATCAATCTGCCGACGACCAATTTGTGTTTCCTATTACTATCTCTATCCCGCATTCGCTGCACAACGATGGCGGTGTGACGCTGAGCTATCGACTCGCTACGGGGCGGCATCGCATCCGGGGCGGTGTGCTGGCTTCGTATGGAAAGATCGACCGGCGAACGTATATCAACCGCGACGGACGGGAAAGCTTGGTGTTTGCCCACGATGACTTGCGGGCGAAGAATCTGACGCTTTTTGCCGAGGAGGATCTGAGGTTGACACGGGGCCTGAATGTGGTGGCGGATGTGCACTGGGTGTACAACGAACGCAACAGTAGGGATGTTTTTCCGGAGGGAGATTTGCGGCCGTGGTTCAGTCAGATGACAGGCAAATACCGCTATTTCTACTCGCAGAACATCTCGCTGCGTCAGCGATGGCGGGCTTTCAATCCGCGGTTGGGCGTAGTGGGGACGCTCGATTCGAGGGGAGAGGTGCGACTGTTTGGTAATGTGAGCAGGAGCTATGAGCCGCCTACGTTCGACGAACTGGTGGGCACGGAGGTGGGTCCGAACATCCATACGAGTCCGAAACGACTCTTCGCCATCGAACTGGAGAAGCAAACGGCTACGACGGTGGAGGTGGGCTCGACGGGTAGAAGCGGCAGATGGTCGTGGAATGTGGCGGGCTATTGTTCGTGGGTGCAGAACGAACTGCTCGAGGTGAAGGATTATGTGCGCGGCATCAAACGCACCGAGAATTATCCCCACACACTGCATCAGGGCGTGGAGGCGGGCGTGAACGTTACGATTTTCGACCGTCCGTGGGGATGGAATGCGGGCCGGCTCACGCTGGGCGGGGTGTATAACTACAGTCGGTTCCGATTCAGCGGCGGGCGATATGCTGGCAAACAGTTGGCGGGCATTCCCCGTCACTTCGCCACCGCAACGGCAGACTATGAACATCCGTGCGGTGCAAGCGTGTCGGCCTCGGTGGAATGGAAACCCGGAGAAACGCCTATCGATCACACAAACACGCTCTTTCAACCGGCTTATTCGGTGTGGAACCTGCGGGCGACCTATCGACTCAACGCGCATCTGAGCTTCTATGCCGAGTTGAAGAATGTGGCGGATCGGCGATATGCCTCAAGCTATATCATCAGCGACGAGATTCATCATCCGCCCATGCCTTTCCCCAACTTCACGGCTCGGCAGATGACGTTCTTTATTCCGGGTCAGCCGCGGTGTGTGTTCGGGGGATTGACGTGGAAGATATAA
- a CDS encoding SLC13 family permease, whose amino-acid sequence MVVTFIILILTVTMFIIGRIRADVVALCALAALLMFHVLTPEEALSGFSSSVVIMMVGLFVVGGAIFQTGLAKVASQKIMKLAAGNDLRMFLLVMLTTSAIGAFVSNTGTVALMMPIIVSMAAQNGSHPGRLLMPLAFASSLGGMLTLIGTPPNLVIQETLTGAGYQPLSFFSFFPVGIIVITIGILVLLPLSRLFLGKTRQKDKRTKSNGKTLEQLVEEYSLQHQLRRYRIGAQSPVAGQTIAELDLRNRYGISIMEIRRKAARSGRFIRNVKQSVPKPDSLLQADDILYVTGDKERMESFANKMQLERLDDTGIDFYDIGIAEIVLIPTAQLNGTKLKNSELRERFNINVLGIRRSNDYILKDLSEERLHSGDVLLVQGSWANIGQLAGENDWVVLGQPKEQAQKVTLNYKAPLAGGIMLLMIAMMVFDFIPIAPVTAVIIAGLLMVLTGCFRNVEAAYKTINWESIVLIAAMMPMSIALEKTGTSALISHTLVDIFGSMGPTALLAGIYFTTSLLTMFISNTATAVLMSPIALSASTELGVSPYAFLFAVTLGASMCFASPFSTPPNALVMRAGQYTFMDYVKVGLPLQLAIGIVMVFVLPLLYAF is encoded by the coding sequence ATGGTCGTTACATTCATCATCCTTATTCTCACGGTAACCATGTTTATCATCGGTCGCATCAGGGCAGATGTCGTAGCTCTTTGCGCCTTGGCGGCGTTATTGATGTTTCATGTTCTTACGCCCGAAGAAGCCCTTTCAGGGTTCTCTTCGTCGGTGGTCATCATGATGGTGGGGCTTTTTGTGGTGGGAGGAGCTATCTTTCAAACCGGATTGGCTAAGGTGGCGAGTCAGAAAATCATGAAGTTGGCCGCAGGAAACGACCTGCGTATGTTTCTTTTGGTGATGCTCACCACCTCGGCCATTGGGGCTTTTGTGAGCAATACGGGAACGGTGGCCTTGATGATGCCTATTATTGTGAGTATGGCAGCTCAGAATGGGAGTCATCCCGGACGACTGCTGATGCCCTTGGCCTTTGCCAGTAGTCTGGGCGGAATGCTCACCTTGATCGGTACGCCACCCAACCTTGTGATTCAGGAGACACTCACCGGAGCCGGTTATCAGCCGCTTTCGTTCTTCTCGTTCTTTCCCGTCGGCATCATCGTGATCACGATTGGCATCCTTGTCTTGCTGCCGCTCTCGCGCTTGTTCTTAGGAAAGACGCGGCAGAAGGACAAGCGGACGAAAAGTAACGGTAAGACTTTGGAACAGTTGGTGGAAGAGTATAGCTTGCAACATCAGCTCAGGCGGTATCGCATCGGGGCTCAATCGCCCGTTGCCGGACAGACTATCGCCGAGCTCGACCTGCGTAACCGCTACGGTATCTCTATCATGGAGATCAGGAGAAAGGCTGCCCGCAGCGGTCGGTTCATCCGCAATGTGAAGCAGAGCGTGCCCAAACCCGACAGTCTTCTTCAGGCCGACGACATCCTCTATGTCACCGGCGATAAGGAACGAATGGAGAGTTTTGCCAACAAGATGCAACTGGAGCGGCTCGACGACACGGGCATCGACTTCTACGACATCGGTATCGCAGAGATTGTGCTCATACCTACGGCGCAGCTCAACGGTACGAAACTCAAGAATTCGGAACTGCGTGAGCGGTTCAACATCAACGTCCTGGGTATTCGTCGCAGCAACGATTACATCTTGAAAGATCTCTCCGAAGAGCGTCTTCACTCGGGCGATGTGCTGCTCGTGCAGGGTTCGTGGGCCAACATCGGACAACTGGCAGGCGAGAACGACTGGGTGGTGTTGGGTCAACCCAAAGAACAGGCACAGAAAGTGACACTCAACTACAAAGCACCGCTGGCAGGTGGCATTATGTTGTTGATGATCGCGATGATGGTGTTCGACTTTATCCCCATTGCTCCGGTAACGGCTGTCATCATTGCAGGCCTATTGATGGTGCTCACGGGTTGTTTTCGCAATGTGGAGGCAGCCTATAAAACGATTAATTGGGAAAGCATCGTGCTCATTGCGGCGATGATGCCCATGTCGATAGCTTTAGAGAAGACGGGCACTTCGGCCCTGATCTCGCATACGTTGGTGGATATATTCGGGTCGATGGGCCCCACGGCGTTGCTGGCCGGCATCTATTTCACCACGTCGTTGCTCACGATGTTCATCAGCAACACAGCTACGGCGGTACTCATGTCGCCCATTGCGCTGTCGGCATCTACCGAGTTGGGTGTTAGCCCTTACGCCTTTCTCTTTGCTGTTACGCTGGGGGCCAGCATGTGTTTTGCGTCTCCGTTCTCCACGCCTCCTAATGCTTTGGTGATGCGAGCCGGGCAATACACTTTTATGGATTATGTGAAGGTGGGTCTGCCTCTGCAACTTGCCATTGGCATTGTCATGGTGTTTGTATTGCCGTTGCTGTATGCATTCTGA
- a CDS encoding class I SAM-dependent methyltransferase, which produces MTEKKMNMEQGHWVLAKLGKRVLRPGGQELTNRMLEAMNITETDDVVEFAPGLGYTARLTVARKPHSYTAVELNEEAAERVRKNVSYPAMKLVVANAAQTGLPDACATKVYGEAMLTMQSAPQKNAIIKEAARLLQPGGLYGIHEIGIYPDEVSSEVKRAIEKDLAMGIKTNVRPLTLHDWQQVLQENGFEVMQVIQNPMHLLEWRRVVADEGWGGLLRILCRLLRHPWARRRVLEMRSIFRKHERHINAISIVARKRGEGAKKEER; this is translated from the coding sequence ATGACCGAAAAGAAAATGAACATGGAGCAAGGCCACTGGGTGCTTGCCAAGTTAGGAAAACGCGTGTTGCGGCCGGGCGGACAAGAGCTCACGAACCGGATGCTGGAGGCTATGAACATCACAGAGACCGACGATGTGGTGGAGTTTGCTCCGGGATTGGGCTACACGGCTCGACTCACCGTGGCGCGGAAGCCGCATTCGTACACCGCCGTCGAGCTGAACGAGGAAGCCGCCGAACGCGTTCGGAAGAACGTGAGCTATCCCGCGATGAAGCTCGTCGTGGCCAATGCCGCTCAAACGGGTCTGCCCGACGCCTGCGCCACGAAAGTATACGGCGAGGCGATGCTCACCATGCAGAGCGCACCGCAGAAGAATGCTATCATCAAAGAGGCGGCCCGACTGCTCCAACCGGGCGGACTCTATGGCATTCACGAGATCGGCATCTATCCAGACGAGGTCTCGTCGGAGGTGAAACGCGCCATCGAGAAAGATCTGGCCATGGGCATCAAGACCAATGTGCGCCCACTCACACTTCACGATTGGCAGCAAGTGCTGCAGGAGAACGGTTTCGAGGTGATGCAGGTGATCCAAAATCCGATGCACCTCTTGGAGTGGCGGCGCGTGGTGGCCGACGAAGGATGGGGCGGACTGCTGCGCATTCTCTGTCGACTGCTGCGTCATCCCTGGGCACGGCGGCGCGTATTGGAGATGCGTTCCATCTTTCGCAAGCACGAGCGTCACATCAACGCCATCTCGATCGTGGCGCGCAAACGGGGCGAGGGAGCCAAGAAGGAAGAACGATGA
- a CDS encoding class II fructose-bisphosphate aldolase — protein sequence MVDYKSLGLVNTREMFKRAINGGYAIPAFNFNNMEQLQAIIKASSDLKSPVILQVSKGARNYANPTLLRYMSQGAVEYAKELGCNHPEIVVHLDHGDSFETCKSCIDAGFSSVMIDGSSLPYDENVALTKKVVDYAHQFDVTVEGELGVLAGVEDDVVAAESHYTKPEEVIDFVTKTGVDSLAISIGTSHGAYKFTPEQCTRDPKTGRLVPPPLAFDVLDAIMEKLPGFPIVLHGSSSVPQEYVDMINQYGGKLPDAVGIPEEQLRKAAKSAVCKINIDSDSRLAFTAAVRKVFAEKPAEFDPRKYCGPARDLMTELYEHKIKQVLGSDNKLAQLD from the coding sequence ATGGTAGATTACAAATCATTAGGCTTGGTAAACACCCGCGAGATGTTTAAGAGAGCCATCAATGGCGGTTATGCCATCCCGGCATTCAACTTTAACAACATGGAGCAGTTGCAGGCCATCATCAAGGCTTCTTCCGACTTGAAGTCACCTGTTATCTTGCAGGTTTCGAAAGGTGCACGCAACTATGCCAACCCCACTCTTCTCCGTTATATGTCACAGGGCGCTGTAGAGTACGCAAAGGAACTGGGCTGCAACCATCCCGAAATTGTGGTTCACCTCGACCATGGAGACAGCTTCGAGACTTGCAAGAGCTGTATCGATGCAGGTTTCTCTTCGGTGATGATCGACGGTTCGTCGCTTCCCTACGACGAGAATGTGGCTCTGACGAAGAAAGTGGTAGACTATGCCCATCAGTTTGATGTAACCGTAGAAGGCGAATTGGGTGTTTTGGCCGGCGTAGAAGACGACGTCGTAGCAGCTGAATCGCACTATACGAAGCCCGAAGAGGTGATCGACTTTGTGACAAAAACGGGTGTCGACTCGTTGGCCATCTCGATTGGTACGTCTCACGGAGCCTATAAGTTTACTCCCGAGCAGTGCACCCGCGACCCGAAGACCGGTCGTTTGGTTCCTCCTCCTTTGGCTTTCGACGTGCTCGACGCCATCATGGAAAAGCTGCCCGGCTTCCCCATCGTGCTCCACGGCTCTTCGTCGGTTCCCCAGGAGTATGTCGACATGATCAACCAATACGGTGGCAAGCTGCCCGATGCTGTGGGTATCCCCGAAGAGCAGCTGCGTAAAGCTGCCAAGAGTGCCGTTTGCAAGATCAATATCGACTCCGATTCGCGTTTGGCTTTCACGGCTGCCGTTCGCAAGGTGTTTGCAGAAAAGCCTGCCGAATTCGACCCGCGCAAATACTGCGGTCCGGCTCGCGATCTAATGACAGAGCTCTATGAGCACAAAATCAAACAGGTGTTGGGTTCTGACAACAAGCTTGCTCAACTCGACTAA
- a CDS encoding Crp/Fnr family transcriptional regulator yields MDPLILDSLQKSTLFAGMSSAEIEAALHAVDFSMKEIPAKKVYSYQGKLCDEAVVILQGELMARMSEANNRALTVDYLKSGSLIAPAFLFAQDKATPVDLKAVNGDVLLLCMSIAGFRKLIDRNRTVRRNFLQLLSSINLFLLHKIKTIYLAPLRQRLAQYLLLMARKHGSNTIPLRHSRQELADFFGVQKSSLIRTLAELEAQNAIFVRRKEIVILDDKRLRSRSSGHPNVIP; encoded by the coding sequence ATGGATCCACTCATCCTCGATTCTCTACAGAAATCTACCCTCTTTGCCGGAATGTCCTCCGCCGAGATAGAAGCCGCACTGCATGCGGTGGACTTCTCGATGAAGGAAATTCCGGCAAAGAAGGTGTATAGCTATCAAGGAAAACTATGCGACGAAGCCGTTGTCATCCTGCAAGGAGAACTGATGGCACGAATGTCCGAAGCCAACAACCGAGCCCTGACCGTCGACTATCTCAAGAGCGGCAGTCTCATCGCCCCCGCTTTCCTCTTCGCTCAAGACAAAGCTACGCCGGTAGACCTCAAGGCCGTGAACGGCGATGTGCTGCTGCTTTGCATGTCCATCGCCGGATTCCGAAAGCTGATCGACCGCAACCGCACCGTCCGTCGCAACTTTCTGCAACTGCTCTCCTCCATCAATCTCTTCCTGCTCCACAAAATCAAAACCATCTATCTGGCTCCTCTGCGCCAGCGATTGGCGCAATATCTCCTACTCATGGCCCGTAAACACGGATCGAACACCATTCCCCTGCGCCACTCGCGACAGGAACTGGCCGACTTCTTCGGCGTGCAAAAGAGTTCGCTCATTCGTACCTTGGCCGAACTCGAAGCCCAAAACGCCATCTTCGTGCGCAGAAAAGAAATTGTCATTCTCGACGACAAACGGCTCCGCAGTCGATCGTCCGGCCACCCGAACGTGATTCCATAG
- the sucD gene encoding succinate--CoA ligase subunit alpha, which translates to MSILINKNTRLIVQGITGRDGGFHATKMKAYGTNVVGGTSPGKAGQEVSGIPVFNTVRDAVKATQANTSVIFVPAAFAKDAMMEAADAGIQLIVCITEGVPTLDVVEAYHYIKEKGAKLIGPNCPGLISPEESMVGIMPTGIFKKGGTGVISRSGTLTYEVVYNLTQNGMGQSTAVGVGGDPIVGLYFQDLLEMFENDPATDSIALIGEIGGDAEERAAEYIKAHVTKPVVAFISGREAPKGKQMGHAGAIISSGSGTAKEKVAAFEAAGIPVARETSEIPALLKARLGR; encoded by the coding sequence ATGAGTATTCTAATCAACAAAAATACAAGGCTTATCGTGCAGGGAATCACCGGTCGCGATGGTGGTTTCCATGCCACCAAGATGAAAGCGTATGGCACCAACGTCGTAGGAGGCACCTCTCCGGGCAAAGCGGGACAAGAGGTGAGCGGGATTCCGGTGTTCAACACCGTGCGTGATGCCGTGAAAGCAACACAGGCCAATACGTCGGTGATTTTCGTTCCGGCAGCTTTTGCCAAAGATGCGATGATGGAAGCCGCCGATGCTGGCATCCAACTGATTGTCTGCATCACCGAAGGTGTGCCCACTCTCGATGTGGTGGAGGCCTATCATTACATCAAAGAGAAGGGAGCTAAGCTGATTGGGCCCAACTGTCCCGGACTCATCTCGCCCGAAGAGAGCATGGTGGGTATCATGCCCACGGGTATTTTCAAGAAAGGAGGCACCGGGGTGATCAGTCGAAGCGGGACGCTTACCTATGAAGTGGTGTATAATCTGACGCAGAACGGCATGGGACAGTCTACCGCTGTGGGCGTTGGTGGCGACCCTATTGTGGGCCTTTACTTTCAGGATTTGCTCGAAATGTTCGAAAACGATCCTGCTACGGATAGCATTGCTCTCATTGGCGAGATTGGCGGAGATGCCGAAGAGCGTGCCGCCGAATACATCAAGGCGCATGTCACCAAGCCTGTTGTGGCCTTTATCTCGGGGCGCGAGGCTCCGAAAGGTAAACAGATGGGGCATGCCGGAGCCATTATCTCCAGCGGTTCGGGCACGGCGAAAGAGAAGGTGGCTGCCTTCGAAGCTGCCGGAATACCCGTGGCACGCGAGACAAGCGAGATTCCGGCGTTGCTGAAAGCTCGTTTGGGAAGATAG
- a CDS encoding TonB-dependent hemoglobin/transferrin/lactoferrin family receptor — MKNLSFILWLALWVDPTKVLAQTSVADTTRTHKIKEVVVKADRRQKKIGAIVQSAEQLRVEMPADMNDLVRYMPSVGVSISGSRGGMRGFAIRGVEANRVAVSIDGILQPEIQDNVVFSSYGLSNASRIDFDPYFASSVEIQRGANSFVSGTGALGGTVNYTTKEARDLIGEGRHWGAFGHVGYNGKENLRTYLLGGAVRWKGLEALLMGARRDGNQLRNFGYGKLTRNVTSTQVDPMTFHQLAWLGKLTYQPNDRHRLDFTFYAMNRKTDAEIWTLEPIDAFTADGKPYYYSHDQSLCRSYSFSYRWLPAKGIVRKLTAKLHHQESFLDASTWTEYYRPNFDLVNSDMTLLYEGKRDKYRGQDTHDGFARLSLDSRVFDLGLAGRHLFNFTALSMLRKNTTRNVDVENPVAADPIYGYTVRMGRVYHLGEAMGTFAQAYSFLNPIRRLNIGAAVMDDISFGRKLTVKLGARYDFFRTTDDAGDNARSRGYIDYLLQNVQGAAMDFSPIRNTERGVSFLAIASYAHSEWLNASYKFSTGFRVPNTEEKFFQYYSTWPSFVVLANRDLKPEKSYNHELELTGRGSGLGYMLSLYYNQYSDFIELKQGVLTVNEPLMQHPKRLAYVKNVNRESAHLKGFDAAVQVYPSEWIDGLRGLMVSSAFSYADGKSSSGMSMLGIQPLTGNVGLEYTGKNARWQVNAKMNLYFAKPVAQTTFWDRDASGRDLIRRYPASLMENAYIFDLFGYYKFGRHITLRAGVYNLFNTRYHRWDDLRQLTNPALLSNINLFFQDGRKSLSRFTRPKRYASVALEIKI; from the coding sequence ATGAAGAATCTATCCTTCATACTATGGTTAGCCCTCTGGGTGGACCCGACGAAAGTTCTCGCACAGACTTCTGTTGCAGATACCACTCGCACGCATAAGATAAAAGAGGTGGTGGTGAAGGCCGACCGCCGACAAAAGAAAATCGGAGCCATCGTGCAGTCGGCCGAGCAACTACGTGTAGAAATGCCTGCCGATATGAACGATCTCGTGCGCTATATGCCCTCGGTGGGCGTGTCGATTTCGGGTTCACGCGGCGGCATGCGCGGTTTCGCTATCCGAGGGGTCGAGGCCAATCGGGTGGCTGTCAGCATCGACGGAATCCTGCAACCCGAGATTCAAGACAATGTAGTGTTCAGCTCGTATGGCCTTTCCAACGCCTCACGAATCGACTTCGACCCTTACTTTGCCTCGTCGGTAGAGATACAACGAGGGGCCAACTCGTTTGTATCGGGTACGGGTGCACTGGGCGGAACAGTAAACTATACCACCAAAGAGGCCCGCGACCTCATCGGCGAAGGTCGGCATTGGGGTGCGTTCGGGCATGTGGGTTATAACGGAAAAGAAAATCTGCGTACCTATCTCCTGGGTGGAGCCGTGCGCTGGAAAGGCCTCGAGGCTCTCTTGATGGGAGCTCGGCGCGATGGAAATCAGCTTCGCAACTTCGGCTACGGCAAGCTCACACGCAATGTCACCTCTACACAGGTAGACCCGATGACCTTCCATCAGCTGGCCTGGCTGGGCAAACTGACTTATCAACCCAATGACCGCCACCGGCTGGACTTCACGTTCTATGCGATGAACAGGAAGACTGATGCCGAGATTTGGACGCTCGAACCCATCGATGCTTTCACAGCCGACGGCAAGCCTTACTACTATTCGCACGACCAATCGCTATGTCGGTCTTACTCGTTTTCTTATCGATGGTTGCCCGCAAAGGGGATTGTTCGTAAGTTGACGGCGAAGTTGCATCATCAGGAATCTTTCCTCGATGCCAGCACCTGGACGGAGTATTACCGTCCCAACTTCGACCTTGTGAACAGCGACATGACACTGCTCTACGAGGGAAAACGCGACAAATATCGCGGACAAGACACACACGACGGTTTCGCTCGGTTGAGTCTGGACAGTCGGGTGTTCGACCTCGGCCTCGCCGGTCGGCATCTCTTCAACTTCACAGCCCTCTCCATGCTGCGCAAAAACACCACACGCAACGTGGATGTAGAGAATCCTGTGGCGGCAGATCCTATCTATGGTTACACCGTTCGTATGGGCAGAGTGTATCACCTGGGCGAGGCGATGGGCACTTTTGCACAAGCCTACTCGTTCCTGAACCCCATTCGCCGACTCAACATCGGAGCGGCTGTGATGGACGATATCAGCTTCGGACGCAAACTAACGGTGAAACTCGGAGCACGATACGACTTCTTCCGCACCACAGACGATGCCGGAGATAACGCTCGAAGCCGCGGATACATCGACTATCTGCTGCAAAACGTGCAGGGGGCAGCTATGGATTTCTCGCCCATCCGCAACACCGAACGGGGCGTTTCGTTCCTGGCCATCGCCTCGTATGCCCACAGCGAGTGGCTCAACGCATCGTATAAGTTCTCTACCGGCTTCCGCGTGCCCAACACGGAGGAGAAGTTTTTCCAGTATTATAGCACGTGGCCATCGTTCGTCGTACTGGCCAACAGAGACCTGAAGCCCGAGAAATCCTACAACCACGAACTGGAACTGACGGGCCGAGGCAGCGGTCTGGGCTATATGCTGAGCCTATATTACAACCAATATTCCGACTTTATTGAGCTGAAACAAGGGGTGCTCACCGTGAACGAACCGCTGATGCAGCACCCGAAGCGGCTGGCTTATGTGAAGAATGTCAACCGCGAGTCGGCTCATCTCAAAGGCTTCGATGCTGCGGTGCAGGTATATCCGAGCGAATGGATAGACGGATTGCGCGGACTAATGGTGTCTTCCGCCTTCAGTTATGCCGATGGCAAATCGTCGTCGGGCATGAGTATGCTGGGCATTCAGCCTCTCACGGGCAACGTCGGACTGGAATATACGGGGAAGAACGCTCGCTGGCAGGTGAATGCGAAGATGAATCTCTACTTTGCCAAGCCCGTGGCGCAAACTACGTTCTGGGACCGAGACGCATCGGGAAGAGACCTCATTCGTCGCTATCCGGCCTCGTTGATGGAGAATGCTTACATCTTCGACCTCTTCGGTTACTATAAGTTCGGTCGGCACATCACACTGCGTGCCGGGGTGTACAACCTTTTCAACACACGCTATCACCGGTGGGACGACCTGCGACAACTCACCAATCCGGCTCTGCTCTCCAACATCAACCTCTTCTTTCAAGACGGACGTAAATCGCTAAGTCGCTTTACTCGCCCCAAGCGATATGCTTCGGTGGCACTCGAAATAAAAATTTAA